The Alphaproteobacteria bacterium genome has a window encoding:
- the nuoI gene encoding NADH-quinone oxidoreductase subunit NuoI: MAFIERTAKGLLLAELVSGMWLTFRYMFRRKVTVNYPYEKGPLSPRFRGEHALRRYPNGEERCIACKLCEAICPAQAITIEAEPREDGSRRTTRYDIDMTKCIYCGFCQEACPVDAIVEGPNFEFATETREELLYNKAKLLANGDRWEKEIAANIAKDAPYR, from the coding sequence ATGGCCTTCATCGAACGCACCGCGAAGGGATTGCTGCTGGCCGAGCTGGTCTCGGGCATGTGGCTGACCTTCCGCTACATGTTCCGGCGCAAGGTGACGGTGAACTACCCCTATGAGAAGGGCCCACTGAGCCCGCGTTTCCGCGGCGAGCACGCCCTCAGGCGCTATCCCAACGGCGAGGAGCGCTGCATCGCCTGCAAGCTGTGCGAGGCGATCTGCCCGGCGCAGGCGATCACCATCGAGGCGGAGCCGCGCGAGGACGGCTCGCGGCGCACCACCCGCTACGACATCGACATGACCAAGTGCATCTACTGCGGCTTCTGCCAGGAGGCCTGCCCGGTGGACGCCATCGTCGAGGGGCCGAACTTCGAGTTCGCCACCGAGACGCGCGAGGAGCTGCTGTACAACAAGGCGAAGCTGCTGGCGAACGGCGACCGCTGGGAGAAGGAGATCGCAGCCAACATCGCCAAGGACGCGCCTTATCGGTGA
- a CDS encoding NADH-quinone oxidoreductase subunit J, protein MIIQGIAFYAFAAVLIAAGFMVISARNPVHSVLFLILAFFNAAALFVLIGAEFLAMILVVVYVGAVAVLFLFVVMMLDINFRELRSGFLQYLPIGALIGLVLLAELVLLVGSWPMPQEAAVAAAAGPLATPPAEEVHNTAAIGRLLYTHYSYLFLASGVVLLVAMIGAIVLTLRQRVGVRRQSIAAQIGRKRSEAIEVRKVQSRTGV, encoded by the coding sequence ATGATCATCCAGGGCATCGCCTTCTATGCCTTCGCCGCCGTGCTGATCGCCGCCGGCTTCATGGTGATCAGCGCGCGCAACCCGGTGCACTCGGTGCTGTTCCTGATCCTCGCCTTCTTCAACGCCGCGGCGTTGTTCGTGCTGATCGGCGCCGAGTTCCTGGCGATGATCCTGGTCGTGGTCTATGTCGGCGCGGTCGCGGTGCTGTTCCTGTTCGTGGTGATGATGCTGGACATCAACTTCCGCGAGCTGCGCAGCGGCTTCCTGCAGTACCTGCCGATCGGCGCGCTGATCGGGCTGGTGCTGCTGGCCGAGCTGGTGTTGCTGGTCGGCTCCTGGCCGATGCCGCAGGAGGCCGCGGTCGCCGCGGCGGCCGGCCCGCTGGCGACGCCGCCGGCCGAGGAAGTCCATAACACCGCGGCGATCGGCCGGCTGCTCTACACCCACTATTCGTACCTGTTCCTGGCCTCCGGCGTGGTGCTGCTGGTCGCCATGATCGGCGCCATCGTGCTGACCCTGCGCCAGCGCGTCGGCGTGCGCCGGCAGTCGATCGCCGCCCAGATCGGCCGCAAGCGCAGCGAGGCGATCGAGGTGCGCAAGGTGCAGTCGCGGACGGGCGTGTGA
- the nuoK gene encoding NADH-quinone oxidoreductase subunit NuoK, producing MEIGLGHYLTVAAILFTLGIFGIFLNRKNVIIILMSIELMLLAVNLNMVAFSAFLGNLVGQVFALFVLTVAAAEAAIGLAILVIYFRNRGSIAVEDINMMKG from the coding sequence ATGGAGATAGGGCTCGGTCACTACCTGACCGTCGCGGCGATCCTGTTCACGCTGGGTATCTTCGGCATCTTCCTCAACCGGAAGAACGTCATCATCATCCTGATGTCGATCGAGCTGATGCTGCTGGCGGTCAATCTCAACATGGTCGCCTTCTCGGCCTTCCTCGGCAATCTGGTCGGCCAGGTGTTCGCGCTGTTCGTGCTGACGGTGGCCGCGGCCGAGGCGGCGATCGGGCTGGCCATCCTGGTGATCTACTTCCGCAACCGCGGCTCGATTGCGGTCGAAGACATCAACATGATGAAGGGCTGA
- the nuoL gene encoding NADH-quinone oxidoreductase subunit L: MYALIVFLPLLGFLIAGAFGRLIGDRGSQIVTCGLLLIAAGLSWAAFFDIAVGGNPVTYDLGAWISSGNLEIAWSLRMDTLTAVMLIVVNTVSALVHVYSVGYMSHDHSKPRFMAYLSLFTFAMLMLVTADNLVQLFFGWEGVGLASYLLIGFWYDRPSANAAAIKAFVVNRVGDFGFALGIAGIFLVMDTVQFTEIFERAPEFADASFTFLGAEVHAMTALCVLLFIGAMGKSAQLGLHTWLPDAMEGPTPVSALIHAATMVTAGVFLVCRMSPLFELAPDALAMVAVVGAATAIFAATVGLVQNDIKRVIAYSTCSQLGYMFFAAGVSAYPAAMFHLTTHAFFKALLFLGAGAVIHAMSDEQDMRKMGGIWKMVPVTYAMMWIGSLALAGVGIPFIDIGFAGFYSKDLIIESAFGAHDWTGQFAFWMGVFAAAMTAFYSWRLLFMTFHGKPRADEHVMAHVHESPPVMTVPLLVLALGAVVAGFVFYNWFVGEGMVAFWGESVAIEASEHAIHAAHESPVWVKLLPIVVTLGGIALAWLMYIAAPGLPARLAARARPLYLFLLNKWYFDELYDRIIVRPALYIGRGLWKTGDGAIIDGCGPDGFARMARDVARRAAALQSGYVYHYAFAMLIGVVVLVTWYLYGAA; the protein is encoded by the coding sequence ATGTACGCCCTGATCGTCTTCCTGCCGCTGCTCGGCTTCCTGATCGCCGGCGCCTTCGGCCGGCTGATCGGCGACCGCGGCTCGCAGATCGTGACCTGCGGCCTGCTGCTGATCGCCGCCGGCTTGTCCTGGGCGGCGTTCTTCGACATCGCCGTCGGCGGCAACCCGGTCACCTACGACCTCGGCGCCTGGATCAGCTCCGGCAACCTGGAGATCGCCTGGTCGCTGCGCATGGACACGCTGACCGCGGTGATGCTGATCGTGGTCAACACGGTCAGCGCGCTCGTGCACGTCTATTCGGTCGGCTACATGTCGCACGACCACTCCAAGCCGCGGTTCATGGCCTATCTCAGCCTGTTCACCTTCGCCATGCTGATGCTGGTGACGGCGGACAACCTGGTGCAGCTGTTCTTCGGCTGGGAGGGCGTCGGCCTCGCCTCCTACCTGCTGATCGGCTTCTGGTACGACCGGCCGTCGGCCAATGCCGCGGCGATCAAGGCATTCGTCGTCAACCGGGTCGGCGATTTCGGCTTCGCGCTGGGCATCGCCGGCATCTTCCTGGTGATGGACACGGTCCAGTTCACCGAGATCTTCGAGCGGGCGCCCGAATTCGCCGACGCCAGCTTCACATTCCTTGGCGCCGAGGTGCACGCGATGACGGCGCTGTGCGTGCTGCTGTTCATCGGCGCGATGGGCAAGTCGGCCCAGCTCGGCCTGCACACCTGGCTGCCGGACGCGATGGAGGGCCCGACCCCGGTCTCGGCCCTGATCCATGCCGCGACCATGGTGACGGCGGGCGTGTTCCTGGTCTGCCGGATGTCGCCGCTGTTCGAGCTGGCGCCGGATGCGCTGGCCATGGTCGCCGTGGTCGGCGCCGCCACCGCGATCTTCGCCGCCACCGTCGGCCTGGTGCAGAACGACATCAAGCGGGTGATCGCCTATTCGACCTGCTCGCAGCTCGGCTACATGTTCTTCGCCGCCGGCGTTTCGGCCTATCCCGCCGCGATGTTCCACCTGACCACCCATGCCTTCTTCAAGGCGCTGCTGTTCCTCGGCGCCGGCGCGGTGATCCACGCCATGTCCGACGAGCAGGACATGCGCAAGATGGGCGGCATCTGGAAGATGGTGCCGGTCACCTACGCGATGATGTGGATCGGCAGCCTGGCGCTGGCCGGGGTCGGCATCCCGTTCATCGACATCGGTTTCGCCGGCTTCTATTCCAAGGACCTGATCATCGAGAGCGCGTTCGGCGCCCATGACTGGACCGGCCAGTTCGCCTTCTGGATGGGCGTGTTCGCCGCCGCGATGACCGCCTTCTACTCGTGGCGGCTGCTGTTCATGACCTTCCACGGCAAGCCGCGGGCCGACGAGCATGTGATGGCCCATGTACACGAATCGCCGCCGGTGATGACGGTGCCGCTGCTGGTGCTGGCGCTGGGCGCCGTGGTCGCCGGCTTCGTCTTCTACAACTGGTTCGTCGGCGAGGGCATGGTCGCATTCTGGGGCGAGTCGGTGGCGATCGAGGCGTCGGAGCACGCGATCCATGCCGCCCACGAATCGCCGGTCTGGGTCAAGCTGCTGCCGATCGTCGTGACCCTGGGCGGCATCGCGCTGGCCTGGCTGATGTACATCGCCGCGCCGGGGCTGCCGGCCCGGCTGGCGGCGCGCGCGCGGCCGCTCTACCTGTTCCTGCTCAACAAGTGGTACTTCGACGAGCTTTACGACCGCATCATCGTCCGCCCGGCGCTGTACATCGGGCGCGGTCTCTGGAAGACCGGCGACGGCGCGATCATCGACGGCTGCGGGCCCGACGGCTTCGCCCGCATGGCGCGCGACGTGGCCCGGCGGGCGGCGGCGCTGCAGAGCGGCTATGTCTACCACTACGCCTTCGCGATGCTGATCGGGGTCGTCGTCCTGGTCACCTGGTACCTGTACGGCGCGGCCTGA
- the nuoN gene encoding NADH-quinone oxidoreductase subunit NuoN, translating into MNEFSIADLGAALPEVFLACIAMVLLVYGAYRGARGTGEVAAIGCAALVLVGILVLTGDAAPAAAFSGMFQVDAFAVFVKILILIGAIAGIVISAGYLKIEGIARFEYTILILFATLGMMMMVSAGDLISLYIGLEVQSLSLYVLAAFHRDTLRSSEAGLKYFVLGALSSGMLLYGASMIYGYTGATGFAEIALRLGGGEGPTELGLIVGIVFLAAGLAFKISAVPFHMWTPDVYEGAPTPVTAFFSVAPKIAAIGLFMRVLAGPFGDLVHDWQQIIIAVSVGSMLLGAFAAISQTNIKRLMAYSSIGHIGYALVGLAAGTPQGLTAVLVYMAIYLVTNVGAFTCILAMRRQGRAVEEIADLAGLQHRQRGMAIALTIIMFSMAGIPPLAGFIGKLLVFGAAIDAGLTVLAIIGVLSSVVSAFYYLRIVKLMWFDEAAEPFDQPMGRALGVVLFVSAVLTAVFVVYPAPLIDSAAVAADALF; encoded by the coding sequence ATGAACGAATTCAGCATCGCCGACCTGGGCGCCGCGCTGCCGGAAGTGTTCCTGGCCTGCATCGCCATGGTGCTGCTGGTCTACGGCGCCTATCGCGGTGCGCGCGGTACCGGCGAGGTGGCGGCGATCGGCTGCGCCGCCCTGGTTCTGGTCGGCATCCTGGTGTTGACCGGCGACGCCGCGCCGGCCGCGGCCTTCAGCGGCATGTTCCAGGTCGACGCCTTCGCCGTCTTCGTCAAGATCCTGATCCTGATCGGCGCAATCGCCGGCATCGTCATCTCGGCCGGCTACCTGAAGATCGAGGGCATCGCGCGGTTCGAATACACCATCCTCATCCTGTTCGCGACGTTGGGCATGATGATGATGGTCTCGGCCGGCGACCTGATCTCGCTCTACATCGGCCTGGAGGTGCAGAGCCTGTCGCTGTACGTGCTCGCCGCCTTCCACCGCGACACGCTGCGGTCGTCCGAGGCCGGCCTGAAATACTTCGTCCTGGGCGCGCTCAGCTCCGGCATGCTGCTCTACGGCGCCTCGATGATCTACGGCTACACCGGCGCCACCGGCTTCGCCGAGATCGCGCTTCGGCTCGGGGGCGGCGAGGGCCCGACCGAGCTCGGCCTCATCGTCGGCATCGTCTTCCTGGCGGCCGGTCTGGCGTTCAAGATCTCGGCGGTGCCGTTCCACATGTGGACGCCCGACGTCTACGAGGGCGCGCCGACGCCGGTGACCGCCTTCTTCTCGGTGGCGCCGAAGATCGCGGCGATCGGCCTGTTCATGCGCGTGCTGGCCGGGCCGTTCGGCGATCTGGTCCACGACTGGCAGCAGATCATCATCGCGGTATCGGTCGGCTCGATGCTGCTCGGCGCCTTCGCCGCGATCAGCCAGACCAACATCAAGCGGCTGATGGCCTACAGTTCGATCGGCCACATCGGCTATGCCCTGGTCGGGCTCGCCGCCGGCACCCCGCAGGGCCTGACGGCGGTGCTGGTCTACATGGCGATCTATCTGGTCACCAACGTCGGCGCCTTCACCTGCATCCTGGCGATGCGGCGCCAGGGCAGGGCGGTGGAGGAGATCGCCGACCTGGCCGGCCTGCAGCACCGCCAGCGCGGCATGGCGATCGCGCTGACCATCATCATGTTCTCGATGGCGGGCATCCCGCCGCTGGCCGGCTTCATCGGCAAGCTGCTGGTGTTCGGCGCCGCGATCGACGCCGGCCTGACCGTGCTGGCGATCATCGGCGTGCTGTCCAGCGTGGTCAGCGCCTTCTACTACCTGCGCATCGTCAAGCTGATGTGGTTCGACGAGGCGGCCGAACCGTTCGACCAGCCGATGGGCCGCGCGCTCGGCGTCGTGCTGTTCGTTTCGGCCGTGCTGACCGCGGTGTTCGTGGTCTATCCCGCACCGCTGATCGACAGCGCCGCGGTCGCGGCCGACGCGCTGTTCTGA
- a CDS encoding type III pantothenate kinase: MLLAVDIGNTNTVLGVYRDAEKIGEWRIATDPERTADEIAAVMSRLTELRGLAFTAIDGAIIASVVPLATPNMERMCRRYLKLDPMIVGQSDLELGIKIMVERPEQVGADRLVNAVGGHIQYDGPLLLIDFGTATTFDIVDADGNYHGGVFAPGIRHSANALYSVAAKLPRIDIQATPRIIGKTTVQAMQSGVFWGYVSMIEGLTARIQHEFGAPMTVIATGGLGTLFAGSCSAIHEVDPDLTLRGLVEIHRRNAAQRAPGA; encoded by the coding sequence ATGCTGCTGGCTGTTGATATCGGCAACACCAATACGGTGCTTGGCGTCTATCGCGACGCCGAGAAGATCGGCGAGTGGCGCATCGCCACCGACCCGGAACGCACCGCGGACGAGATCGCGGCGGTGATGAGCCGGCTGACCGAGCTGCGCGGCCTCGCCTTCACCGCCATCGACGGCGCCATCATCGCCAGCGTGGTGCCGCTGGCCACGCCGAACATGGAGCGGATGTGCCGCCGCTACCTGAAGCTGGACCCGATGATCGTCGGCCAGTCCGACCTGGAGCTCGGCATCAAGATCATGGTCGAGCGGCCGGAACAGGTCGGCGCCGACCGGCTGGTCAACGCCGTCGGCGGGCATATCCAGTATGACGGCCCGCTGCTGCTGATCGATTTCGGCACCGCCACCACATTCGACATCGTCGACGCCGACGGCAACTATCACGGCGGCGTCTTCGCGCCGGGCATCCGCCACTCGGCCAATGCGCTCTACTCGGTCGCGGCGAAGCTGCCGCGCATCGACATCCAGGCGACCCCGCGCATCATCGGCAAGACCACGGTGCAAGCGATGCAGTCCGGCGTGTTCTGGGGCTATGTCTCGATGATCGAGGGGCTGACCGCCCGCATCCAGCACGAGTTCGGCGCGCCGATGACGGTGATCGCCACCGGCGGGCTGGGCACGCTGTTCGCCGGCAGCTGCAGCGCGATCCACGAGGTCGACCCGGACCTGACGCTGCGCGGGCTGGTCGAGATCCACCGCCGCAACGCGGCGCAGCGGGCACCCGGCGCATGA
- a CDS encoding ribonuclease J, whose product MTLLAAHPLAGKDELTFLPLGGSNEIGMNLNLYGHAGRWLMVDLGVTFGDDTTPPGVEVIMPDPRFIEEYRSELAGLVLTHGHEDHIGAVPYLWPRLRCPIYATPFTATLVRRKLEDAGLAKEAKLIEVPMSGRFSVGPFQIELITVTHSIPEPNAVVIRTPVGTVLHTGDWKFDADPLVGDSADVSALRALGDEGVMAMVCDSTNVFVQGVAGSEADVRENLTDLIGRCRNRVGVACFASNIARLESIAKAAQAHGRVVALVGRSLWRIEAAARANGYLADLPPFVSEADFTLIPRERALMICTGSQGEPRAALTRIAAGAHQSVSLEPDDTVIFSSRVIPGNERRIGNLQNALVNAGIDVITAGDEHIHVSGHPARDELAEMYAFIRPQIAVPVHGEPRHIREHAHFAKLCQVPQAIAPRNGSLIRLAPGPAEIVDDVFADRLALDGSRLLPLDTILFKDRRRLIETGAVTVTVVLDRKGNLAADLQISTFGLLDEDDDESEEMLDDAADRIADAIEDLSPGRRREDDDVEEAVRRGVRAVLREAIGKKPRIAVHIVRL is encoded by the coding sequence ATGACCCTGCTGGCCGCGCACCCGCTCGCGGGCAAGGACGAGCTGACGTTCCTGCCGCTGGGCGGCTCCAACGAGATCGGCATGAACCTCAACCTCTACGGCCACGCCGGGCGCTGGCTGATGGTCGACCTGGGCGTCACCTTCGGCGACGACACCACGCCGCCGGGGGTCGAGGTGATCATGCCGGACCCCCGGTTCATCGAGGAGTATCGCAGCGAGCTGGCCGGCCTGGTGCTGACCCACGGCCACGAGGACCATATCGGCGCCGTCCCCTATCTGTGGCCGCGTCTGCGCTGCCCGATCTACGCGACGCCGTTCACCGCCACGTTGGTTCGCCGCAAGCTGGAGGACGCCGGCCTGGCCAAGGAAGCCAAGCTGATCGAGGTGCCGATGAGCGGCCGGTTCAGCGTCGGCCCCTTCCAGATCGAACTGATCACGGTGACCCATTCGATCCCGGAACCGAATGCGGTGGTGATCCGCACGCCCGTCGGCACGGTGCTGCACACCGGCGACTGGAAGTTCGATGCCGATCCGCTGGTCGGCGACTCCGCCGACGTCTCCGCCCTGCGCGCCCTGGGCGACGAGGGGGTGATGGCGATGGTCTGCGATTCGACCAACGTCTTCGTGCAGGGCGTGGCCGGCTCCGAGGCCGACGTGCGCGAGAACCTGACCGACCTGATCGGCCGCTGCCGCAACCGGGTCGGGGTCGCCTGCTTCGCCTCGAACATCGCCCGGCTGGAATCGATCGCCAAGGCGGCCCAGGCGCACGGCCGCGTGGTGGCGCTGGTCGGCCGCTCGCTGTGGCGGATCGAGGCGGCGGCGCGGGCCAACGGCTATCTCGCCGACCTGCCGCCCTTCGTCAGCGAGGCCGACTTCACCCTGATCCCGCGCGAGCGGGCGCTGATGATCTGCACAGGCAGCCAGGGCGAGCCGCGGGCCGCGCTGACCCGGATCGCAGCCGGCGCGCACCAGTCGGTCTCGCTGGAGCCCGACGACACCGTGATCTTCTCGTCGCGCGTCATCCCCGGCAACGAGCGGCGGATCGGCAACCTGCAGAACGCCCTGGTCAACGCCGGAATCGACGTGATCACCGCCGGCGACGAGCATATCCACGTCTCCGGACACCCGGCCCGCGACGAACTGGCCGAGATGTATGCCTTCATCCGGCCGCAGATCGCGGTGCCGGTGCACGGCGAGCCGCGCCACATCCGCGAGCATGCCCATTTCGCCAAGCTGTGCCAGGTGCCGCAGGCGATCGCGCCGCGCAACGGCAGCCTGATCCGGCTGGCGCCCGGCCCGGCGGAGATCGTCGACGACGTGTTCGCCGACCGGCTGGCGCTGGACGGATCGCGGCTGCTGCCGCTGGACACGATCCTGTTCAAGGACCGGCGGCGGCTGATCGAGACCGGTGCGGTTACGGTCACGGTGGTGCTCGACCGCAAGGGCAACCTGGCCGCCGACCTGCAGATCTCCACCTTCGGGCTGCTCGACGAGGACGACGACGAGTCCGAAGAGATGCTCGACGATGCCGCCGACCGGATCGCCGACGCGATCGAGGATCTGAGCCCCGGCCGCCGCCGCGAGGACGACGACGTCGAGGAGGCGGTCCGGCGCGGCGTACGCGCGGTGCTGCGCGAGGCGATCGGGAAGAAACCGCGGATCGCCGTCCATATCGTCCGGCTCTGA
- a CDS encoding DUF1467 family protein: MTPVTGIVVFVIIWWLVLFTVLPWRARPPQDLPKGHAYGAPDKAMIGRKALITTAITVVLFAIVYLLIEFDVISFHRMASQLG, encoded by the coding sequence ATGACGCCCGTCACCGGCATCGTCGTCTTCGTCATCATCTGGTGGCTGGTGCTGTTCACCGTCCTGCCCTGGCGGGCGCGCCCGCCGCAGGATCTGCCGAAGGGCCATGCCTATGGCGCGCCCGACAAGGCGATGATCGGGCGCAAGGCACTGATCACCACGGCGATAACCGTGGTCCTGTTCGCGATCGTCTACCTGCTGATCGAGTTCGACGTGATCAGCTTCCATCGGATGGCGAGCCAGTTGGGTTGA
- a CDS encoding lipoprotein-releasing ABC transporter permease subunit — protein sequence MGGTGAAMFGLYERMVAFRYLRARRSEGFISVIAWFSLIGIALGVATLIVVMSVMNGFRAELVGKLLGLNGHITVASMAGPLEDYDTLAETVDQVPGVTFTMPTVEGQAMAMVNNRATGVLVRGIRPADFAVRPILNDSLTGGSLADFQPNTVIIGYRLAQRLGLRVGDTITLVSPFFNSTGFGRVPRLKDYLIAGVFDVGMYQYDDNFAFMTLPDAQVFFKTEQGVSYLEVFTEDPDNVEAMRAAVIRALPQQYLIGDWLRAQGAFVGALQVERNVMFLILTLIILVAAFNIISSLIMLVKDKQRAIAIMRTMGASRGMIMRIFFMTGASIGVIGTLLGFALGLVICDNIEEIKSFLETSFGAELFPGEIYYLSRLPAKVDPAEVVQVLAMALGLSFLATIYPSWRAARLDPVVALREE from the coding sequence ATGGGCGGAACGGGAGCGGCGATGTTTGGTCTCTACGAGCGCATGGTCGCGTTCCGCTATCTGCGGGCGCGGCGCAGCGAGGGCTTCATCTCGGTGATCGCCTGGTTCTCGCTGATCGGCATCGCGCTCGGCGTCGCCACCCTGATCGTGGTCATGTCGGTGATGAACGGCTTCCGGGCCGAACTGGTCGGCAAGCTGCTGGGGCTCAACGGCCACATCACCGTGGCCTCGATGGCCGGGCCGCTGGAGGACTACGACACGCTGGCCGAGACGGTGGACCAGGTGCCCGGCGTCACCTTCACGATGCCCACCGTGGAAGGCCAGGCGATGGCGATGGTCAACAACCGCGCCACCGGCGTGCTGGTGCGCGGCATCCGCCCGGCCGACTTCGCGGTGCGGCCGATCCTCAACGACAGCCTGACCGGCGGCAGCCTGGCGGATTTCCAGCCGAACACGGTGATCATCGGCTATCGGCTGGCGCAGCGGCTGGGCCTGCGCGTCGGCGACACCATCACGCTGGTCTCGCCGTTCTTCAACTCCACCGGCTTCGGCCGGGTGCCGCGGCTGAAGGACTATCTGATCGCCGGCGTGTTCGACGTCGGCATGTACCAGTATGACGACAATTTCGCCTTCATGACGCTGCCCGACGCCCAGGTGTTCTTCAAGACCGAGCAGGGCGTGTCCTACCTGGAGGTGTTCACCGAGGACCCCGACAATGTCGAGGCGATGCGTGCCGCGGTGATCCGCGCGCTGCCGCAGCAATATCTGATCGGCGACTGGCTGCGCGCCCAGGGTGCCTTCGTCGGCGCGCTGCAGGTCGAGCGCAACGTGATGTTTCTGATCCTGACGCTGATCATCCTGGTCGCCGCCTTCAACATCATCTCCAGCCTGATCATGCTGGTGAAGGACAAGCAGCGGGCGATTGCGATCATGCGCACCATGGGCGCCTCGCGCGGCATGATCATGCGCATCTTCTTCATGACCGGGGCCAGCATCGGCGTGATCGGCACCCTGCTCGGCTTCGCGCTCGGCCTGGTGATCTGCGACAACATCGAGGAGATCAAGAGCTTCCTCGAGACCTCGTTCGGCGCCGAGCTGTTCCCCGGCGAGATCTACTACCTGTCGCGGTTGCCGGCCAAGGTCGACCCGGCCGAGGTGGTGCAAGTGCTGGCGATGGCGCTGGGGCTCTCGTTCCTCGCCACCATCTACCCGTCGTGGCGGGCCGCCCGGCTCGACCCGGTCGTGGCGCTGCGCGAGGAGTAG
- a CDS encoding ABC transporter ATP-binding protein: MNGAANLPLRLSGVTRTFRQGDTELEVLRGIDLTLNRGELVALVGPSGAGKSTLLQLAGLLERPTAGEVEIDGQPCGRLGDRARTLMRRNNLGFVYQYHHLLREFSAVENVMIPQLIEGAPKREARARATELLVRVGLERRLTHRPSRLSGGEQQRVAVARSLANRPHLLLADEPTGNLDSETGDSVFAMLTELVRETGLAALIATHNQELARRMDRVVVLRDGQLHEGG, from the coding sequence ATGAACGGCGCTGCCAACCTGCCGCTGCGCCTCAGCGGCGTCACCCGCACCTTCCGCCAGGGCGACACCGAGCTGGAGGTGTTGCGCGGCATCGACCTCACGCTCAACCGCGGCGAACTGGTGGCGCTGGTCGGTCCGTCCGGCGCCGGCAAGTCGACCCTGCTGCAGCTCGCCGGCCTGCTGGAGCGGCCGACCGCCGGCGAGGTCGAGATCGACGGCCAGCCCTGCGGCCGTCTCGGCGACCGCGCACGCACGCTGATGCGGCGCAACAACCTGGGATTCGTCTACCAGTACCACCACCTGCTGCGCGAGTTCAGCGCGGTCGAGAACGTGATGATTCCGCAGCTGATCGAGGGCGCGCCGAAACGCGAGGCGCGCGCGCGGGCGACCGAGCTGCTGGTCCGCGTCGGCCTGGAGCGCCGGCTGACCCACCGGCCGTCGCGGCTGTCCGGCGGCGAGCAGCAGCGTGTGGCGGTGGCCCGCTCGCTGGCTAACAGGCCGCACCTGCTGCTGGCCGACGAGCCGACCGGCAACCTGGACAGCGAGACCGGCGATTCTGTGTTCGCCATGCTGACCGAACTGGTGCGCGAGACCGGGCTGGCCGCACTGATCGCCACCCACAACCAGGAGCTTGCCCGCCGCATGGACCGCGTCGTCGTGCTGCGCGACGGGCAGCTGCACGAGGGCGGCTGA